In Nitrospirota bacterium, one genomic interval encodes:
- the rpsK gene encoding 30S ribosomal protein S11 — MAQKKRSGKKVKKHIHNGSAHIQTSFNNTIVTITDAAGNVIAWSSAGSLGFKGSRKGTPFAAQMASETAAKKAMETGLKQVDVFVKGPGAGRETAIRALQAAGLEITLIKDVTPVPHNGCRPPKRRRV; from the coding sequence ATGGCGCAGAAGAAGAGAAGCGGCAAGAAAGTAAAGAAACATATACACAACGGTTCCGCGCATATCCAGACCTCGTTTAACAATACAATCGTCACCATCACCGACGCGGCCGGCAATGTCATCGCCTGGTCGAGCGCAGGCAGCCTCGGGTTCAAGGGCTCGCGGAAGGGCACGCCCTTTGCCGCGCAGATGGCCTCCGAGACCGCCGCGAAGAAGGCGATGGAGACCGGGCTCAAGCAGGTGGACGTCTTCGTCAAGGGCCCCGGCGCGGGCAGGGAGACGGCGATCAGGGCGCTCCAGGCAGCAGGGCTCGAGATTACCCTGATCAAGGATGTGACGCCGGTACCGCATAACGGGTGCAGGCCGCCGAAAAGGAGGAGAGTATAA
- the map gene encoding type I methionyl aminopeptidase: MIIIKSQAEIEKIAAASRIVAEILDHLRSFVRAGLSTADIEEYADAAIRQRNAVPAFKGYRGYPASTCISLNDQVVHGMPSRQVTVRSGDIVSIDLGVVLDGFYGDGAITVPVGEVDAEALRLIRTTEEALAAGIKAAVVGNRVSDISAAVQQHVEAGGFSVVRAFVGHGIGRSLHEDPQVPNFGRPGQGPRLKEGMTLAIEPMVNAGTADIKILDDGWTAVTADGRLSAHFEHTVAVTKQGPKVLTKR; the protein is encoded by the coding sequence GTGATCATTATCAAATCTCAGGCCGAAATCGAGAAGATCGCAGCGGCATCCCGCATCGTCGCCGAGATCCTCGATCACCTGAGATCCTTTGTCAGGGCCGGACTGTCGACCGCTGACATAGAGGAGTATGCCGACGCGGCGATACGGCAGCGTAACGCCGTACCGGCTTTCAAGGGGTACAGAGGCTATCCTGCGAGCACCTGTATTTCGCTCAACGACCAGGTGGTCCACGGGATGCCCTCGCGGCAGGTGACGGTACGGAGCGGCGATATCGTCAGTATCGATCTCGGGGTAGTGCTGGACGGCTTTTACGGCGACGGGGCGATAACGGTTCCCGTAGGGGAGGTCGACGCCGAGGCGCTGCGGCTGATCAGGACCACCGAAGAGGCGCTTGCAGCGGGGATCAAGGCGGCGGTTGTCGGCAACAGGGTATCCGATATCTCGGCGGCCGTTCAGCAGCATGTCGAGGCCGGGGGCTTCTCCGTTGTCCGGGCGTTTGTGGGGCACGGCATCGGCCGCTCCCTCCATGAGGACCCGCAGGTGCCCAATTTCGGCAGGCCCGGACAGGGGCCGCGGCTGAAGGAGGGGATGACCCTCGCCATCGAGCCCATGGTCAATGCCGGAACCGCCGACATCAAGATCCTCGATGACGGCTGGACAGCGGTCACGGCGGACGGCAGGCTGTCGGCCCACTTCGAGCATACGGTCGCGGTGACGAAGCAGGGACCTAAAGTCTTGACTAAGCGGTGA
- the infA gene encoding translation initiation factor IF-1: protein MAKEENIEVQGTIVETLPNAMFRVELENGQVILAYVSGKMRMHFIKILPGDKVTVELSPYDLSKGRITYRYK from the coding sequence ATGGCAAAAGAAGAAAATATAGAAGTACAAGGGACCATAGTCGAGACCCTGCCGAACGCGATGTTCAGGGTGGAGCTCGAGAACGGACAGGTCATCCTCGCCTACGTATCGGGGAAAATGAGGATGCATTTCATAAAGATACTGCCCGGCGACAAGGTGACCGTAGAGCTTTCGCCCTACGACCTGAGCAAGGGGCGCATTACATACCGTTATAAATAA
- the rpsM gene encoding 30S ribosomal protein S13 — MARIAGVDLPKNERVEIGLTRIFGIGKALSGKILKEINVNPDTRVKNLTDEDIVKIRGRIEKDYKVEGDLRREISMNVKRLQDIGAYRGLRHSAHLPVHGQRTKTNARTRKGPRKLVLKKK; from the coding sequence ATGGCGAGAATAGCTGGCGTCGACCTGCCCAAGAATGAGCGCGTCGAGATAGGTCTTACCCGCATTTTCGGTATCGGCAAGGCGTTGTCGGGCAAGATACTGAAGGAGATCAACGTCAATCCCGATACGCGGGTGAAGAACCTGACCGACGAGGATATCGTAAAGATACGAGGCCGCATCGAGAAGGACTACAAAGTCGAGGGTGACCTCAGGCGCGAGATCTCGATGAACGTCAAGCGGCTCCAGGATATCGGCGCCTACCGGGGGCTGAGGCATTCCGCACACCTGCCGGTGCACGGACAGCGGACCAAGACGAACGCACGGACCCGCAAGGGACCCCGCAAGCTGGTACTGAAGAAGAAATAA
- a CDS encoding AbrB/MazE/SpoVT family DNA-binding domain-containing protein, translating to MMTGAVKITKKGQVTIPKEIRDRLKTMTVYFEIVNDAVVVKPVRDAAGSLSEYAGNVKPGMSMKQMKERAWEGAVHEKTGKKSS from the coding sequence ATGATGACGGGAGCGGTGAAAATTACGAAGAAAGGGCAGGTGACCATCCCGAAGGAGATACGGGACCGGCTTAAGACCATGACGGTCTATTTCGAAATCGTCAACGATGCTGTCGTGGTGAAACCGGTGAGAGATGCCGCAGGCTCTCTCAGCGAATACGCCGGGAACGTGAAGCCGGGCATGTCCATGAAACAGATGAAAGAACGGGCATGGGAGGGAGCGGTACATGAAAAGACCGGAAAGAAGTCTTCCTGA
- a CDS encoding DNA-directed RNA polymerase subunit alpha, with amino-acid sequence MDLVKKGFQLPKKINFDEETLTNTYGKLIAEPLERGFGTTIGNSLRRVLLSSIEGAAVTGIRIPGVLHEFSAIKSVKEDVIDIILNIKKLRFKVHGEGDKTVTVKVKGPRVVTGADIESDASVEVLNKESYIASVDNNQTLEMELFVRKGRSYAPAEMNKDENQPIDVIAVDSVFSPIVKVNFWVEKARVGRSTDYDRLIMEIWTDGGISPEQAISDAASILMDHLDLFIFVEEPQAGEESPRTAAVITANPAMNENLLKSIDELELSVRAYNCLKNANIRTIADLVQKSEYEMLKTKNFGRKSLNEIKDILHSMGLSFGMKVDMKEIEGASK; translated from the coding sequence ATGGATCTTGTAAAAAAGGGCTTCCAGTTGCCAAAGAAGATTAATTTCGACGAAGAGACCCTTACGAATACGTATGGAAAACTGATCGCTGAGCCCCTTGAGCGCGGATTCGGAACCACCATAGGCAACTCGCTCCGGAGAGTGTTGCTTTCATCGATAGAGGGCGCCGCGGTGACGGGTATCCGCATCCCCGGCGTGCTGCACGAGTTCTCCGCCATCAAATCGGTTAAAGAGGATGTCATCGACATCATCCTGAACATAAAGAAGCTGCGGTTCAAGGTGCACGGCGAGGGAGACAAGACCGTCACCGTAAAGGTCAAAGGCCCCCGGGTCGTCACCGGCGCCGACATCGAGAGCGACGCCAGCGTCGAGGTCCTCAACAAAGAGAGCTATATCGCGTCCGTCGATAACAACCAGACGCTCGAGATGGAGCTCTTCGTCAGGAAGGGGCGGAGCTACGCCCCGGCCGAGATGAACAAGGACGAGAACCAGCCGATCGACGTGATCGCCGTCGACTCGGTCTTCAGCCCGATCGTCAAGGTGAATTTCTGGGTCGAAAAGGCGCGGGTCGGGAGATCGACCGACTACGACCGGCTCATCATGGAGATCTGGACCGACGGCGGCATTTCGCCCGAGCAGGCGATCAGCGACGCCGCTTCGATTCTCATGGACCACCTCGACCTCTTCATCTTCGTCGAGGAGCCCCAGGCCGGCGAAGAGTCGCCCCGGACAGCGGCGGTGATCACGGCCAATCCCGCGATGAACGAGAACCTCCTGAAGAGCATCGACGAGCTCGAGCTCTCGGTGCGGGCGTACAACTGCCTGAAGAACGCGAACATCCGGACCATCGCCGACCTCGTGCAGAAGAGCGAGTACGAGATGCTCAAGACGAAGAACTTCGGCCGCAAGTCGCTGAACGAGATAAAGGACATCCTCCACTCGATGGGGTTGAGCTTCGGCATGAAAGTGGACATGAAAGAGATTGAGGGTGCATCGAAATAG
- the rpmJ gene encoding 50S ribosomal protein L36, with product MKVRPSVKPICAKCKIVKRKGVVRILCENPRHKQRQG from the coding sequence ATGAAGGTGAGACCTTCGGTGAAACCGATCTGCGCGAAGTGCAAGATCGTGAAGCGAAAAGGGGTTGTCCGCATTCTCTGCGAGAACCCGCGGCACAAGCAGCGTCAGGGATAG
- a CDS encoding FG-GAP-like repeat-containing protein, whose translation MRVRLPHPVCVVLGFLLLSAVAASAQEITVSGAKVSDPTNTGAASASIPIEVPPGRNGIAPRISIDYNSNRGNGWLGVGWELEVGEIQRSTKFGVNYGANDFIYLSGGASSELVARPEWGTNYYGAKIEGAFSKLYFNSTSGGWEVTTKDGTKYFYGTTAASRQDNQYGVFKWCLDRVQDTNGNYMTVSYVKDQGEIYLDRIDYTGNTQGLSPTNYVKFYRESRTDVAPMYTSNAEVKTGYRLKTIEVYGNGQLARKCDLNYTYSTSTNRSILASVTHYGNDGATSLPVTTFTWRVGGDGSFGSYLSTGGPGNFAGMADVNGDGRADLIKTDTGGTIYVFLSNGNGTFGSYLSTGGPGNFAGMADVNGDGRADLIKVDSGGTVYTFLSRGDGTFASYVSTGGPGNFGSMADVNGDGHADLIKYTSDGWVYVFLSQGNGTFGSSVSTGGPGTLTSMADVNGDGRADLIKTDSGGTVYTLLSRGDGTFGSYVPTGGPGSFAGVGDVNGDGFADLIKGDSGGNAYIFLSKGDGAFGNYLTTGGPGASPIIADVNGDGRADLIKRTTDGWVYVFISKGDGTFGNYISTGGPGNFATVADVYGSGRADLIKTDAGGTVYMFPASGNGAPDLLSTVNNGIGGTTTITYTPSSAYPNHLLPFVVQTVSRIEVNDDNGNIMTTNYSYSGGRFDMAEREFRGFELVQARVRATDTVDLLTETWYRQDAPFQGLPVDQIVKDSTGKIYSRAINAYQSSVPFTGSSYPRLTKKDDYLCDGAATDPAHLEACKHIVNEFDYDVYGNMTRKLFWGDLEVPGDGKDEYTVYEADLTKWQFRPVHSYVYDSYDVVKAQAWLSYDSRGNLVAKTAWLEGGSSPVTSFDYNIYGNQVAITDPMNNTSTIEYDPTYTYPVKTTNPLGHTAYVTYDYRTGKPLTKTDPNGNVGALEYDVFGRLLEAVSPHNGASAAAWKESYYDGFGRVIKTRTPGPDGKYIISETVFNNRGQVFKASLPYFADASGNALETRRWTTFTYDVLGRPVRVDNPDNTYVRKEYFQNRTTLIDANGHVKVEEKDVYGKLVKVEEYSGVYPNHTLYATTTYEYDILGNLLYVTDALGNETMVVYDSLSRKIAMNDPDMGLWSYQYDDNGNLVSQTDAKNQTITFTYDALNRITKKDYPVESTMVDVVYEYDNPNVPNSTGRLTKVTDASGTEEYFYDSLGRASKVKKTVDGVAYTTETAYDALGRPASIKYPDGEVINYTYDAAGNLTGVQGYVTYTDFNALGQAANTTYANGVTTVQQYYADNNRLYSITTNSPVAGGLQNVSYEYDSAGNIGKINDLIDPNRTQTFTYDHLNRLTMAESVSYGSTLTYTYNEIGNMMYNSRVGSYFYSPSKPHAVTQAGTNIYEYDANGNMTRRLGHTFTYDYDNRATRLIGNNGTVDSVYDYTGQRVKKIVGSNTTIYIGKMYECKNGSTDCTKYIFAGRTRIASKSTATSATRYYHGDHLGSTSVITDETGGKVAEYHYYPFGETIPGGYGIAKYKYTGQEEDPETGLYYYNARYYDPALARFISADTIVGDPRDPQDLNRYSYVNNNPLKYTDPTGHLKLGKIFKAVVSVVVGIVATVATAGTLGPVVAGALGGALAGGTSAALNGGNIGKGMLLGAIAGAVTGGIFSQAGTIAEGFSSLAAKAGVHTVAGAISGGINSAIYGGDVWQGMITGAISAGIARYAGGSLYGEGKLLPDSFGYQLAGRAVIGGVVGGITSQIYGGNFGEGFVLGGITAAAGFIFNEWYHEMAKGVAFGFGAAGIVTAEVALLTGEHAIQNLAGYKLGELGYGVDNPLLELTVDKAGKAQEIREALSGKYEKAMERIRDRSSRLYESVYGRKPAWGK comes from the coding sequence ATGAGAGTACGGTTGCCGCATCCTGTCTGTGTCGTCCTCGGCTTTTTGCTTCTCTCGGCCGTTGCCGCTTCTGCCCAGGAGATCACCGTCTCGGGTGCCAAGGTATCCGACCCCACCAACACCGGCGCAGCAAGCGCGAGCATCCCCATAGAAGTTCCCCCCGGCAGGAATGGCATCGCTCCGCGCATATCGATTGACTACAACTCCAACAGGGGCAACGGCTGGCTCGGTGTCGGCTGGGAGCTGGAGGTGGGAGAAATCCAGCGCTCCACAAAGTTCGGCGTCAACTACGGCGCGAACGACTTCATCTATTTGAGCGGCGGCGCGTCCTCCGAGCTCGTGGCGAGACCCGAATGGGGAACCAACTATTACGGCGCCAAGATCGAAGGCGCCTTCTCGAAGCTCTATTTCAATTCCACTTCCGGCGGCTGGGAAGTCACGACCAAGGACGGCACGAAATACTTCTACGGAACTACCGCAGCTTCCCGACAGGACAACCAATATGGCGTGTTCAAATGGTGTCTCGACAGAGTGCAGGACACCAACGGCAACTACATGACCGTCTCCTACGTGAAAGACCAGGGAGAAATCTACCTCGACCGCATCGACTATACCGGCAACACCCAGGGTCTGAGCCCGACCAATTACGTAAAATTCTACCGCGAGAGCAGGACCGATGTGGCGCCGATGTATACCTCCAATGCAGAGGTGAAGACCGGCTATAGACTGAAGACTATCGAGGTTTACGGCAATGGTCAGTTGGCGAGGAAGTGCGATCTGAATTACACCTACAGCACCAGCACGAACCGTTCGATATTGGCCTCTGTTACGCACTATGGAAATGATGGGGCAACCTCACTTCCAGTAACCACGTTTACTTGGCGAGTCGGAGGAGACGGGTCCTTCGGGAGTTACCTATCGACGGGCGGACCTGGTAACTTTGCCGGGATGGCAGACGTCAATGGTGACGGGCGTGCCGATCTGATCAAGACGGACACGGGTGGAACGATCTATGTATTCCTTTCCAACGGCAATGGAACTTTCGGGAGTTACCTATCGACGGGCGGACCTGGTAACTTTGCGGGGATGGCAGATGTCAATGGTGACGGGCGTGCTGATCTGATAAAGGTCGATTCGGGAGGAACGGTCTACACCTTTTTGTCCCGGGGTGATGGGACATTTGCGAGTTATGTTTCTACCGGGGGTCCGGGCAACTTCGGCAGCATGGCCGATGTAAATGGGGATGGGCATGCAGACCTTATAAAATACACCTCGGATGGTTGGGTTTATGTTTTCTTATCGCAAGGGAACGGGACTTTCGGAAGCTCAGTTTCTACTGGCGGCCCTGGGACTCTCACCAGTATGGCCGATGTGAATGGGGATGGCCGGGCCGACTTGATAAAAACAGATTCAGGAGGGACTGTCTATACACTCCTGTCCCGAGGTGATGGAACATTCGGTAGCTATGTCCCAACCGGCGGGCCGGGAAGCTTTGCGGGTGTGGGGGATGTTAATGGCGATGGCTTTGCCGATCTGATAAAAGGAGATTCAGGAGGTAACGCTTATATCTTCCTATCCAAGGGTGACGGAGCATTTGGCAATTATCTGACTACTGGCGGACCAGGAGCTTCGCCGATAATCGCCGACGTGAATGGCGACGGACGCGCAGATCTGATAAAGAGGACTACGGATGGCTGGGTCTACGTATTTATCTCCAAAGGCGATGGGACATTCGGCAACTATATCTCGACCGGCGGGCCGGGAAACTTTGCAACAGTAGCAGATGTCTATGGTAGTGGGCGTGCTGACTTGATTAAAACAGATGCAGGGGGCACGGTCTATATGTTTCCGGCCAGCGGCAATGGGGCTCCCGATCTTCTCTCCACTGTCAACAACGGCATCGGTGGTACTACGACGATTACCTACACACCTTCTTCAGCTTATCCAAATCATCTGCTGCCGTTTGTAGTCCAGACCGTCTCCAGGATCGAGGTCAATGATGACAATGGAAACATCATGACTACGAACTACAGTTATTCGGGCGGCAGGTTTGATATGGCGGAGAGGGAGTTCAGGGGCTTCGAGCTGGTGCAGGCAAGGGTGAGGGCGACCGATACGGTGGACCTGCTCACCGAGACCTGGTACCGCCAGGATGCCCCCTTCCAGGGCCTGCCCGTTGACCAGATCGTAAAAGACTCGACCGGGAAGATTTATTCACGGGCGATCAATGCCTATCAATCATCGGTTCCCTTTACCGGCTCGTCATACCCCAGGCTCACCAAGAAGGACGACTACCTCTGCGATGGCGCTGCAACCGATCCGGCGCATCTCGAAGCGTGCAAGCATATAGTCAATGAGTTCGACTACGATGTTTACGGCAACATGACCCGAAAGCTCTTCTGGGGCGACCTGGAAGTTCCGGGCGATGGCAAGGACGAATACACCGTCTATGAGGCGGACCTCACCAAGTGGCAGTTCCGTCCGGTGCATTCCTATGTCTACGACAGCTACGATGTCGTAAAGGCCCAGGCCTGGCTCTCCTACGACAGCCGGGGCAACCTCGTCGCCAAAACAGCTTGGCTCGAAGGCGGCTCGAGCCCGGTCACCAGCTTCGACTACAACATTTACGGCAACCAGGTAGCGATCACCGACCCGATGAACAACACGAGCACCATCGAGTATGACCCTACCTACACCTACCCGGTAAAGACCACCAATCCCCTGGGCCATACTGCCTATGTTACCTATGACTACCGGACGGGCAAGCCGCTTACCAAGACCGACCCCAACGGCAATGTCGGCGCCCTCGAGTACGACGTGTTCGGCAGGCTCCTCGAGGCGGTCAGCCCCCACAACGGCGCATCGGCTGCTGCGTGGAAGGAGAGCTATTATGACGGCTTCGGCAGGGTGATCAAGACGAGGACCCCGGGGCCCGACGGCAAATACATCATCTCCGAGACCGTCTTCAACAACCGGGGCCAGGTCTTCAAGGCATCGCTACCCTATTTCGCCGATGCCTCGGGCAATGCGCTCGAGACCAGGCGGTGGACCACCTTCACCTACGATGTCCTGGGCAGGCCGGTACGGGTGGACAATCCCGACAACACCTATGTGCGTAAAGAGTACTTCCAGAACAGGACGACCCTGATCGATGCCAACGGGCATGTAAAGGTGGAGGAGAAGGATGTCTACGGCAAGCTGGTGAAGGTGGAGGAATACTCGGGCGTCTATCCCAACCACACTCTCTACGCCACCACGACCTACGAATACGACATCCTGGGCAATCTGCTGTACGTCACCGATGCCCTGGGCAACGAGACGATGGTGGTCTACGACAGCCTTTCACGCAAGATCGCCATGAACGACCCCGACATGGGCTTGTGGTCGTATCAATATGATGATAACGGCAATCTCGTATCCCAGACCGACGCGAAGAACCAGACCATCACCTTTACCTATGATGCCCTGAACAGGATCACCAAAAAGGACTACCCCGTCGAATCCACTATGGTCGATGTGGTTTATGAGTATGACAACCCCAATGTCCCGAACTCTACCGGCAGGCTTACGAAAGTTACCGATGCCTCGGGGACGGAAGAGTATTTCTATGACTCGTTAGGCCGGGCATCGAAGGTCAAAAAGACCGTCGATGGCGTGGCCTACACCACCGAGACCGCCTATGATGCGCTCGGCAGACCGGCGAGCATCAAATACCCCGACGGAGAGGTCATCAACTACACCTATGATGCGGCGGGCAACCTCACCGGCGTTCAGGGCTATGTGACGTACACCGACTTCAATGCCCTGGGACAGGCTGCCAACACCACCTATGCCAATGGCGTAACCACCGTCCAGCAATACTACGCGGACAACAACAGGCTCTACTCCATCACCACCAACAGCCCTGTAGCCGGAGGTCTCCAGAATGTCTCCTACGAGTATGACAGTGCAGGTAATATAGGGAAAATAAACGATCTCATAGACCCTAACCGTACCCAGACCTTCACCTATGACCATCTGAACAGACTCACCATGGCCGAGAGCGTCTCCTACGGGTCAACGCTCACCTACACCTACAACGAGATCGGCAATATGATGTACAACTCCCGTGTGGGCTCTTACTTCTACAGCCCCTCGAAGCCGCATGCAGTCACGCAGGCTGGGACGAATATTTACGAGTATGATGCCAACGGCAACATGACCCGCAGGCTCGGCCATACCTTTACCTATGACTATGACAACAGGGCGACACGGTTGATAGGAAATAATGGGACGGTCGATTCGGTCTATGACTACACCGGGCAGAGGGTAAAGAAAATAGTCGGGTCGAACACTACCATCTACATCGGAAAGATGTATGAGTGCAAGAACGGAAGCACCGACTGCACGAAATACATCTTTGCGGGAAGGACACGCATAGCGTCAAAGAGCACAGCGACCAGTGCTACCCGGTACTACCACGGTGACCATCTCGGAAGTACGTCGGTCATCACCGATGAGACGGGAGGTAAAGTAGCGGAATACCACTATTATCCGTTCGGCGAGACCATACCTGGCGGCTACGGCATAGCTAAGTACAAGTATACGGGCCAGGAAGAAGACCCTGAGACAGGGCTGTACTACTACAATGCAAGATACTACGATCCGGCGCTGGCGAGGTTTATTAGTGCGGATACCATAGTTGGTGATCCACGAGACCCACAGGATTTGAACCGATATTCCTATGTGAATAATAATCCTCTAAAATATACCGATCCGACTGGTCATCTTAAGCTTGGAAAGATTTTTAAGGCGGTTGTGAGTGTAGTTGTGGGTATTGTAGCTACTGTAGCAACTGCTGGCACATTGGGTCCTGTTGTAGCTGGTGCTTTAGGGGGGGCACTTGCAGGTGGAACCTCAGCAGCACTAAACGGCGGCAATATTGGGAAAGGAATGTTGTTGGGAGCGATAGCAGGGGCAGTGACAGGGGGAATATTTAGTCAAGCCGGCACGATTGCTGAGGGCTTTTCATCACTAGCAGCAAAAGCCGGGGTCCATACCGTAGCGGGAGCTATATCCGGTGGAATAAATAGTGCTATATATGGAGGAGACGTATGGCAGGGAATGATCACTGGTGCAATTTCTGCTGGAATAGCACGGTATGCCGGTGGATCACTCTATGGTGAAGGGAAGCTGCTTCCTGATAGTTTCGGTTACCAACTGGCAGGGAGAGCAGTGATCGGAGGAGTTGTGGGAGGAATTACTTCTCAAATTTACGGTGGCAATTTTGGAGAAGGATTTGTGCTTGGAGGAATAACAGCGGCAGCAGGCTTCATATTTAATGAGTGGTACCACGAAATGGCGAAAGGAGTAGCATTTGGTTTTGGGGCCGCCGGAATTGTAACGGCGGAAGTTGCTCTATTAACAGGAGAACATGCCATTCAGAATTTAGCAGGTTATAAGTTAGGGGAGCTCGGTTATGGAGTTGATAATCCTTTGTTAGAGCTCACAGTAGATAAGGCTGGCAAAGCACAGGAAATCCGAGAAGCCTTAAGTGGTAAATATGAAAAAGCAATGGAACGAATCCGTGACCGCAGTTCACGGCTGTATGAATCAGTATATGGGAGAAAACCAGCATGGGGGAAATAG
- a CDS encoding PIN domain-containing protein — protein sequence MKRPERSLPDTNAIVRYLVRDDLPLFERAKSYFDKVKNGSAKAIILESVVAECIYVLTKIYKVPRERAAASLMDILHYKGIANNDQKELISALALFSEQALDIVDCILSAKAKTAGARLFSFDQELNKLGRKV from the coding sequence ATGAAAAGACCGGAAAGAAGTCTTCCTGATACCAACGCAATCGTGAGGTATCTGGTGAGAGATGATCTCCCTCTTTTCGAGAGAGCGAAGAGCTATTTTGATAAGGTCAAGAACGGCAGCGCAAAGGCGATTATCCTCGAAAGCGTCGTTGCCGAATGTATTTACGTGCTGACAAAAATATATAAGGTACCGAGAGAGAGGGCTGCGGCAAGTCTTATGGACATTCTGCACTATAAAGGTATTGCGAACAACGATCAGAAAGAGCTCATCAGCGCTCTCGCCCTCTTTTCGGAGCAAGCCCTTGATATTGTCGATTGTATCCTCTCTGCAAAGGCCAAGACTGCCGGCGCCCGCCTCTTCTCGTTCGACCAGGAGCTTAATAAGCTGGGCAGAAAAGTCTGA
- the rplQ gene encoding 50S ribosomal protein L17 has product MRHRVAGRNFGRSANQRKALLRGLVSSLFEHQRIETTVARAKAIKGIAEKLVTFGKRGDVHAKRMVMSYIPNRAVVAKLFSEIAPRFADRNGGYLRIVQTRQRVNDRAPMAIIEFIDYETVRTTSAEKPAKQESKA; this is encoded by the coding sequence ATGCGTCATAGAGTAGCAGGAAGAAATTTCGGGAGGAGCGCGAACCAGAGGAAGGCGCTGCTGCGCGGCCTCGTCAGCTCGCTCTTCGAGCATCAGCGGATCGAGACCACCGTGGCGCGGGCGAAGGCGATCAAAGGCATCGCCGAGAAGCTCGTCACCTTCGGCAAGCGCGGCGACGTGCATGCGAAGCGGATGGTGATGTCCTATATCCCCAACCGGGCGGTCGTGGCCAAGCTCTTTTCCGAGATCGCCCCCCGGTTCGCGGACCGGAACGGCGGCTATCTCAGGATCGTGCAGACCCGCCAGCGCGTGAACGACCGCGCGCCCATGGCGATCATCGAGTTCATCGATTACGAGACCGTACGGACCACGAGCGCCGAAAAGCCTGCGAAACAGGAGAGCAAGGCCTAG
- the rpsD gene encoding 30S ribosomal protein S4, which translates to MARYTGPLCRQCRREGEKLFLKGTRCYTEKCAVERRKYPPGQHGQNRGKLSDYGVQLREKQKARKIYSIMEDQFRHYFEKASRMKGITGEVLLQLLERRLDNAVYRMGFALNRREARQLVRHGHFLVNGRKTDVPSFLLRPGDTVEVGEGSKQLQAIADSLSMAEHRGYPEWVEVDPQGLKGKFIRVPTREEMQLPLQEQLIVELYSK; encoded by the coding sequence ATGGCGCGCTATACAGGTCCATTGTGCAGGCAGTGCAGGAGAGAGGGCGAAAAGCTCTTTTTGAAAGGAACCCGGTGCTACACCGAGAAGTGCGCGGTGGAGCGGAGGAAGTATCCTCCGGGACAGCACGGCCAGAACAGGGGCAAGCTCTCCGACTACGGCGTACAGCTCAGGGAAAAGCAGAAGGCGCGGAAGATCTACTCCATCATGGAGGATCAGTTCCGCCATTATTTCGAGAAGGCGTCGCGCATGAAGGGCATCACCGGTGAGGTCCTTCTGCAGCTGCTCGAGCGGCGGCTCGACAATGCGGTCTACCGCATGGGGTTCGCGCTCAACCGGCGCGAGGCGCGCCAGCTCGTCCGCCACGGGCATTTCCTCGTGAACGGAAGAAAGACGGACGTGCCGTCCTTCCTCCTGAGGCCGGGCGATACCGTCGAGGTCGGCGAAGGGAGCAAGCAGCTCCAGGCCATTGCAGACAGTCTCTCGATGGCCGAGCACCGGGGGTATCCCGAGTGGGTTGAGGTCGACCCCCAGGGCCTGAAAGGGAAGTTCATCAGGGTCCCGACGAGGGAGGAGATGCAGCTGCCGCTCCAGGAACAGCTTATCGTCGAGCTCTATTCGAAGTAG